The following are encoded together in the Actinoplanes sp. N902-109 genome:
- a CDS encoding flavin reductase family protein, producing MTTAAWSVTEGAELRTFMRSWATGVAVVTGAVAGRAAGCTVNAFTSVSLDPPLLLVSLATTSRTLAAVETTGVFGVNLLTRRQARLADRFAAPLPDRFAGVAHRMVDGVPVLDGALAAATCTVARTIAVADHVLVLGTPVRVGLRTDADPAVLFGGGYRAVDRLGLGDEPGGVPA from the coding sequence ATGACCACCGCCGCGTGGTCCGTGACCGAGGGGGCCGAGCTGCGCACCTTCATGCGCAGCTGGGCCACCGGGGTGGCGGTGGTCACCGGCGCAGTGGCCGGGCGGGCCGCCGGGTGCACGGTCAACGCGTTCACGTCGGTGTCGCTGGATCCGCCGCTGCTGCTGGTGTCGCTCGCCACCACCAGTCGCACGCTGGCCGCCGTCGAGACCACCGGCGTGTTCGGGGTCAACCTGCTGACCCGCCGGCAGGCCCGGCTCGCCGACCGGTTCGCCGCGCCGCTGCCCGACCGGTTCGCCGGGGTCGCGCACCGGATGGTGGACGGCGTGCCGGTGCTCGACGGTGCGCTGGCCGCCGCCACGTGCACGGTGGCGCGCACGATCGCGGTCGCCGATCACGTGCTCGTGCTAGGCACCCCGGTCCGGGTCGGCCTCCGGACCGACGCCGACCCGGCGGTGCTGTTCGGCGGCGGCTACCGGGCCGTCGACCGGCTCGGCCTGGGCGACGAGCCGGGCGGCGTACCGGCTTAA
- a CDS encoding tetratricopeptide repeat protein: MIRHHWQTGRSARTGIVADSHRALRGPYTGLGTVLRLLVPQAGEDRPELVRHHLTEILSAAPELRGRIDAAPETLTSLAVPEERTRIYPANRTRRLAHGATEFLIRYAGTTPLEITFARVDQADPTDQEFLAILLRRADPGRVHVTVETDGTGLLPELAAALDRYAERLPDGPAPAGGDDRDADQLLRAYVEADGTSTDPAERAAYERADPQLRRALHDARAAALRERDEYSLELGAIPWHLEHGSDPAGAGADALYEAARHCGAMGYYHAVIDYGTRGRALVDPDTQMRLFWLLSTRASSAMVVLGRTTEAEPTYLDLRSRYSDPELQMSTGYALAMLYTRFHPDAIKDHHLARGYINNSIAIASLLPDLEKRAFHSVFQNNGLALIEMRLGRVPAALRLVDEGLRRLDQELPGDKHRLHRSVLVHNRGKAYLALGRLAEALADLSKVIELDPNYADYYFDRADARRRLGDITGAIADCDTAISLSPPFYELYYNRADLRAELGDSAGAISDFGYVVELEPDQLDARVNVISLLLDEGAPQRARGYVEEGLELHPDEPRLLHLRGLLALADGQPGAARESFDRALAADPALVAALASRATLAFDSGDPDTAVRDLTAALDVEPDNPDLLYNRGFVHEAARRWAAAEQDYTRALELPGADRDELLERQARCRTELIGTGGPALEPIPAGQSGPATR, encoded by the coding sequence ATGATCAGACATCACTGGCAGACCGGCCGGTCGGCGCGCACCGGGATCGTCGCCGACAGCCACCGGGCGCTGCGGGGGCCGTACACCGGGCTGGGCACCGTGCTGCGGCTGCTCGTGCCGCAGGCCGGCGAGGACCGCCCGGAGCTGGTCCGGCACCACCTGACCGAGATCCTCTCGGCCGCCCCCGAGCTGCGCGGCCGGATCGACGCCGCGCCGGAGACCCTGACGTCGCTGGCGGTGCCGGAGGAACGCACCCGCATCTACCCGGCCAACCGCACCCGGCGGCTGGCGCACGGTGCCACCGAGTTCCTGATCAGGTACGCGGGAACCACCCCGCTCGAGATCACCTTCGCCCGGGTGGACCAGGCCGACCCGACCGACCAGGAGTTCCTCGCCATCCTGCTGCGCCGGGCCGACCCCGGGCGGGTCCACGTGACCGTCGAGACGGACGGCACCGGGTTGCTGCCCGAGCTCGCGGCGGCGCTGGACCGGTACGCCGAGCGGCTGCCCGACGGGCCCGCCCCGGCCGGTGGGGACGACCGGGACGCGGACCAGCTGCTGCGGGCGTACGTGGAAGCGGACGGCACCTCGACCGACCCGGCCGAGCGGGCCGCGTACGAGCGGGCCGACCCGCAGCTCCGCCGGGCGCTGCACGACGCGCGGGCCGCGGCGTTGCGCGAGCGTGACGAGTACAGCCTGGAGCTGGGTGCGATCCCCTGGCACCTGGAGCACGGCAGCGACCCGGCCGGTGCCGGTGCCGACGCCCTGTACGAGGCAGCCCGGCACTGCGGCGCCATGGGCTACTACCACGCGGTGATCGACTACGGCACCCGCGGCCGCGCGCTGGTCGACCCGGACACCCAGATGCGGCTGTTCTGGCTGCTCAGCACCCGGGCCAGCTCGGCCATGGTGGTGCTGGGCCGGACCACCGAGGCCGAGCCGACCTATCTGGACCTGCGCAGCCGCTACTCCGACCCGGAGCTGCAGATGTCCACCGGCTACGCGCTGGCGATGCTGTACACCCGGTTCCACCCGGACGCGATCAAGGACCACCACCTGGCCCGCGGCTACATCAACAACTCCATCGCGATCGCCTCGCTCCTGCCCGACCTGGAGAAGCGCGCCTTCCACTCGGTGTTCCAGAACAACGGGCTGGCGCTGATCGAGATGCGGCTGGGCCGGGTGCCCGCGGCGCTGCGGCTGGTCGACGAGGGCCTGCGCCGGCTGGACCAGGAGCTGCCGGGCGACAAGCACCGGCTGCACCGCTCGGTGCTGGTGCACAACCGGGGCAAGGCGTACCTGGCGCTGGGCCGGCTGGCGGAGGCGCTGGCCGACCTGAGCAAGGTGATCGAGCTGGACCCGAACTACGCCGACTACTACTTCGACCGGGCCGACGCGCGGCGCCGCCTGGGGGACATCACCGGCGCGATCGCCGACTGCGACACCGCGATCAGCCTGTCGCCGCCGTTCTACGAGCTGTACTACAACCGCGCCGACCTGCGCGCCGAGCTGGGCGACAGCGCCGGGGCCATCAGCGACTTCGGCTATGTGGTCGAGCTGGAACCGGACCAGCTCGACGCCCGGGTCAACGTGATCAGCCTGCTGCTCGACGAGGGTGCGCCGCAGCGGGCCCGCGGCTATGTCGAGGAGGGGCTGGAGCTGCACCCGGACGAGCCGCGGTTGCTGCACCTGCGGGGGCTGCTGGCGCTGGCCGACGGGCAGCCCGGCGCCGCTCGCGAGTCCTTCGACCGGGCCCTGGCCGCGGACCCGGCCCTGGTCGCCGCGCTGGCCAGCCGGGCCACCCTGGCCTTCGACAGCGGCGACCCGGACACCGCCGTGCGTGACCTGACCGCCGCGCTCGACGTCGAGCCGGACAACCCGGACCTGCTCTACAACCGTGGCTTCGTGCACGAGGCGGCGCGGCGCTGGGCGGCGGCCGAGCAGGACTACACCCGGGCCTTGGAGCTGCCCGGCGCCGACCGCGACGAGCTGCTGGAACGCCAGGCCCGGTGCCGCACCGAGCTGATCGGGACCGGCGGCCCGGCGCTGGAGCCGATCCCCGCCGGGCAGTCCGGCCCGGCCACCCGATGA
- a CDS encoding flavoprotein, producing MQNDALSMIICGSSAAMASSGYLSWLRQEIDLPLRVLLTASAERFVQPSSIAWYADEVFTSTDASLNPTEFAKRSLGIVVLPATANTIAAAALGLAGSPAQTALLAGDRPALFFPSMNKSMWVKRTTRQHVETLRADGHTVVEPQERVIFELWQRENAVGIAMPPPDAVAQLIIGWLEGGLADADADAVEAGVSEPAAPR from the coding sequence ATGCAGAACGACGCGCTGTCAATGATCATCTGTGGGTCGAGCGCGGCGATGGCGAGCTCCGGCTACCTCTCCTGGCTGCGCCAGGAGATCGACCTGCCGCTGCGGGTGCTGCTCACCGCGAGCGCCGAGCGGTTCGTCCAGCCGTCGTCCATCGCCTGGTACGCCGACGAGGTGTTCACCAGCACCGACGCCTCTCTCAACCCGACCGAGTTCGCCAAGCGTTCGCTGGGCATCGTGGTGCTGCCGGCGACCGCGAACACGATTGCCGCGGCGGCGCTCGGGCTGGCCGGCTCGCCCGCGCAGACGGCCCTGCTCGCCGGGGACCGGCCCGCCCTGTTCTTCCCCAGCATGAACAAGTCGATGTGGGTCAAGCGCACGACCCGGCAGCACGTGGAGACGTTGCGGGCCGACGGGCACACCGTGGTCGAGCCGCAGGAGCGGGTCATCTTCGAGCTGTGGCAGCGGGAGAACGCCGTCGGCATCGCCATGCCGCCGCCGGACGCGGTCGCCCAGCTGATCATCGGCTGGCTGGAGGGCGGCCTGGCCGATGCCGACGCCGATGCCGTCGAGGCCGGCGTCAGCGAGCCCGCTGCACCGCGGTGA
- a CDS encoding SprT-like domain-containing protein, protein MEQAAARLLATDLMTRHRLSGWRLVFDNAKTRAGVCRFARKEIGLSGPLVALYSAEQVTETVLHEIAHALAGPRHGHDRVWQATARRIGCSGERCMPVDAPSVEGSWVGVCPVGHRTTAHRRPIRVKSCRTCSRGFSPAAIYTWTHDGGPAPMDPRYAAELARIRAGRPVSPPVPLQVGERVRLTGTGKYADLTGTVVKRGRTRYQVQTRAGLLSVSFTAVQRAR, encoded by the coding sequence ATGGAGCAGGCCGCGGCGAGGCTGCTCGCCACCGATCTGATGACCCGGCACCGGCTCAGCGGCTGGCGGCTGGTGTTCGACAACGCCAAGACCCGGGCCGGGGTGTGCCGGTTCGCCCGCAAGGAGATCGGGCTGTCCGGCCCGCTGGTCGCGCTGTACTCGGCCGAGCAGGTCACCGAGACGGTGCTGCACGAGATCGCGCACGCGCTGGCCGGCCCGCGGCACGGGCACGACCGGGTGTGGCAGGCCACCGCACGGCGCATCGGCTGCTCGGGTGAGCGCTGCATGCCGGTGGACGCGCCCAGCGTCGAGGGCTCGTGGGTGGGCGTGTGCCCGGTGGGCCACCGCACGACGGCGCACCGCCGGCCGATCCGGGTCAAGTCCTGCCGCACCTGCTCGCGCGGGTTCTCCCCGGCGGCGATCTACACCTGGACCCACGACGGCGGCCCCGCGCCGATGGACCCGCGCTACGCCGCCGAGCTCGCCCGCATCCGGGCCGGGCGGCCCGTCTCGCCGCCGGTGCCGCTGCAGGTGGGTGAGCGGGTACGGCTGACCGGCACCGGCAAGTACGCCGACCTGACCGGCACCGTGGTCAAGCGCGGGCGCACCCGCTACCAGGTGCAGACCCGCGCCGGGCTACTCAGCGTGAGTTTCACCGCGGTGCAGCGGGCTCGCTGA
- a CDS encoding alpha/beta fold hydrolase — translation MAQVVTADGFPLAVQVSGPADGPVALLLAGQANSHAWWTGLRAAFETRLRVVTFDYRGTGDSRGPVGDWTTAGFADDAAVVLRSLGAGPAAVYGTSMGGRVAQFLAARHPGLVDRLVLACTSPGGRNARERTPEVRRRLADPDDTARLRALRELFYTDAWAGTGHLFGDPTMSPAESRAHLRASNKHDAWDVLPEIQAPTLVLHGTDDHMVPTANAPLLAGRIPGATLRLHEGGRHGFFDEFAAQITPEILSFFGPYG, via the coding sequence ATGGCACAGGTGGTGACGGCCGACGGATTCCCGCTCGCGGTGCAGGTCAGCGGTCCGGCGGACGGCCCGGTGGCGCTGCTGCTGGCCGGTCAGGCCAACTCGCACGCCTGGTGGACCGGCCTGCGCGCGGCCTTCGAGACCCGTTTGCGGGTGGTCACCTTCGACTACCGCGGTACGGGTGACAGCCGAGGCCCCGTGGGTGACTGGACCACGGCGGGGTTCGCCGACGACGCGGCCGTGGTGCTGCGGTCGCTCGGCGCCGGGCCGGCCGCGGTCTACGGCACCTCGATGGGTGGGCGGGTCGCGCAGTTCCTCGCCGCGCGGCACCCCGGGCTTGTCGACCGGCTGGTGCTGGCCTGCACCTCACCGGGCGGCCGCAACGCCCGCGAGCGCACCCCCGAGGTGCGGCGCAGGCTGGCCGACCCCGACGACACCGCGCGGCTGCGGGCCCTGCGCGAGCTGTTCTACACCGACGCCTGGGCCGGCACCGGCCACCTGTTCGGCGACCCCACGATGAGTCCCGCGGAGAGCCGGGCCCACCTGCGGGCCAGCAACAAGCACGACGCCTGGGACGTGCTGCCGGAGATCCAGGCTCCCACCCTGGTGCTGCACGGCACGGACGACCACATGGTGCCCACGGCCAACGCGCCGCTGCTGGCCGGGCGCATCCCCGGTGCCACACTGCGGCTGCACGAGGGCGGCCGGCACGGCTTCTTCGACGAGTTCGCGGCGCAGATCACCCCGGAAATCCTCAGCTTTTTTGGTCCGTACGGGTGA
- a CDS encoding pyruvate dehydrogenase — MFGSKPTVADQLVEVLVQAGVRRIYGIVGDSLNAFSDAIRRNDAIEWVHVHNEEAAAFAASAEAQLTGQLAVCAGSCGPGNTHLIQGVFDAHRMGAPVLAIASHIASTEIGTGFFQETDPKRLFEQASHWVEMLSGPNQMPRMARVGIQHAVGLRGAAVLVVPGDVLAAKAENDTGTGSYAAGRVLGAPAPEVIDELAERINAADKVAIFGGIGCAGSRDEVLQLAAKLNAPVGHSLRGKETLQYDNPYDVGMSGLLGYGACYDACHEADLLLMLGTDFPYRQFLPQQNTIQVDIDPSRIGRRTPLELGVVGDVGATIRAVLPKLAPKGRDFLDRMLHEHVGKLEHVVDAYTHGVEELTPIHPEYVAAVLDEEAAHDAVFTADTGMCSSWAARYITMNGRRRLLGSWVHGSMANALPHAIGAQLLDRDRQVIAMSGDGGLAMLLGELLTVRTHQLPVKVVVFNNSSLGMVRLEMMVSGDPAFETDHDQVDFAAIARAMGFFTVRVEKPADLRGALRTVLDHDGPALLDVITDPVALEIPPHITKEETAGFALSIGRTVLAGGVGQMLHLARANLRNIPR, encoded by the coding sequence GTGTTCGGTAGCAAGCCGACGGTGGCTGATCAACTGGTCGAGGTGCTCGTGCAGGCCGGCGTGCGCCGGATCTACGGCATCGTGGGGGACAGCCTCAACGCGTTCAGCGACGCGATCCGCCGCAACGACGCCATCGAGTGGGTGCACGTGCACAACGAGGAGGCCGCTGCGTTCGCCGCCTCCGCCGAGGCCCAGCTCACCGGGCAGCTCGCGGTGTGCGCGGGCAGCTGCGGGCCGGGCAACACCCACCTCATCCAGGGGGTGTTCGACGCCCACCGGATGGGTGCGCCGGTGCTCGCCATCGCCTCGCACATCGCCTCCACCGAGATCGGCACCGGCTTCTTCCAGGAGACCGACCCCAAGCGGCTGTTCGAGCAGGCCAGCCACTGGGTCGAGATGCTCAGCGGGCCGAACCAGATGCCGCGGATGGCCCGGGTCGGCATCCAGCACGCCGTCGGGCTGCGCGGCGCCGCGGTGCTGGTGGTGCCCGGCGACGTGCTGGCGGCCAAGGCCGAGAACGACACCGGCACCGGCTCGTACGCGGCGGGCCGGGTGCTCGGCGCGCCCGCCCCCGAGGTGATCGACGAGCTGGCCGAGCGGATCAACGCCGCGGACAAGGTGGCCATCTTCGGTGGCATCGGTTGCGCCGGTTCCCGCGACGAGGTGCTCCAGCTGGCCGCGAAGCTGAACGCGCCGGTCGGGCACAGCCTGCGGGGCAAGGAGACGCTGCAGTACGACAACCCGTACGACGTGGGCATGTCGGGGCTGCTCGGCTACGGCGCGTGCTACGACGCCTGCCACGAGGCGGATCTGCTGCTGATGCTGGGCACCGACTTCCCGTACCGGCAGTTCCTGCCCCAGCAGAACACCATCCAGGTCGACATCGACCCGTCCCGCATCGGCCGGCGTACGCCGCTGGAGCTGGGCGTGGTCGGTGACGTCGGGGCCACGATCCGCGCGGTGCTGCCCAAGCTGGCACCCAAGGGCCGCGACTTCCTCGACCGGATGCTGCATGAGCATGTGGGCAAGCTCGAGCACGTCGTCGATGCGTACACCCACGGGGTCGAGGAGCTGACCCCGATCCACCCCGAGTACGTGGCGGCGGTGCTCGACGAGGAGGCCGCCCACGACGCGGTGTTCACTGCCGACACCGGGATGTGCAGCAGCTGGGCGGCCCGCTACATCACCATGAACGGCCGCCGCCGGCTGCTCGGCTCCTGGGTGCACGGCTCGATGGCCAACGCCCTGCCGCACGCCATCGGCGCCCAGCTGCTCGACCGGGACCGGCAGGTGATCGCCATGTCCGGCGATGGCGGGCTGGCGATGCTGCTCGGCGAGCTGCTCACCGTGCGCACCCACCAGCTGCCGGTCAAGGTGGTCGTCTTCAACAACTCCAGCCTGGGGATGGTCCGGCTGGAGATGATGGTGTCCGGCGACCCGGCCTTCGAGACCGACCACGACCAGGTCGACTTCGCCGCGATCGCGCGGGCCATGGGCTTCTTCACGGTACGGGTGGAGAAGCCGGCCGACCTGCGCGGCGCCCTGCGCACCGTGCTCGACCACGACGGCCCGGCCCTGCTCGACGTGATCACCGACCCGGTGGCGCTGGAGATCCCGCCGCACATCACCAAGGAGGAGACGGCGGGCTTCGCGCTGTCGATCGGCCGCACGGTGCTCGCCGGCGGGGTCGGCCAGATGCTTCACCTCGCGCGGGCGAACCTGCGTAACATCCCCCGGTGA
- a CDS encoding exopolyphosphatase, which produces MRLAVLDVGANTLNLLVTSAGNAVPLPERAWKTGTRLAELSKRDGAIAPAGRQRLITAVTQAVAEARRAGVDEVFAYATAVVRDAPNRDRVLDEVADATGIRLGLLTGTEEAQLTFLAARRWLGWRAGSLLLADIGGGSLEVAVGPDRLPDVALSLPLGARALTRQYLGHHDPPPPRAVRALRHHVREQIGQVAARAEWEAARTPVATSKTFQQLARLTGAPSLRRGPFVTRLLRRRELRPWLGRLATMPVSHRAGLPGVSPHRARQILAGSIVAYELMRRLDLEALQICPWALREGIVLRRLEADQPATDNAAWVRLRPAAS; this is translated from the coding sequence GTGCGGCTGGCCGTCCTCGACGTCGGCGCCAACACCCTGAACCTGCTGGTCACCAGCGCGGGCAACGCCGTGCCGCTGCCCGAACGCGCCTGGAAGACCGGCACCCGCCTGGCCGAACTGTCGAAACGCGACGGTGCCATCGCCCCGGCCGGCCGGCAACGGCTCATCACCGCGGTCACCCAGGCCGTCGCCGAGGCCCGCCGCGCCGGCGTGGACGAGGTCTTCGCGTACGCCACCGCGGTGGTGCGCGACGCCCCCAACCGCGACCGCGTGCTCGACGAGGTCGCCGACGCCACCGGCATCCGGCTGGGCCTGCTCACCGGCACCGAGGAGGCCCAGCTGACCTTTCTCGCGGCGCGCCGCTGGCTCGGCTGGCGGGCCGGGTCGCTGCTGCTGGCCGACATCGGCGGCGGCTCGCTCGAGGTGGCGGTCGGCCCGGACCGGTTGCCCGACGTGGCCCTCTCGCTGCCGCTGGGCGCCCGCGCGCTCACCCGGCAGTACCTCGGCCACCACGACCCGCCGCCGCCCCGGGCCGTCCGCGCGCTGCGCCACCACGTCCGCGAGCAGATCGGCCAGGTCGCCGCCCGGGCGGAGTGGGAGGCCGCCCGCACCCCGGTCGCCACCTCCAAGACCTTCCAGCAGCTGGCCCGCCTCACCGGCGCCCCGTCGCTGCGCCGCGGCCCGTTCGTCACCCGCCTGCTGCGCCGCCGGGAACTGCGCCCCTGGCTCGGCCGTCTCGCCACCATGCCGGTGAGCCACCGCGCCGGCCTGCCGGGCGTCTCCCCGCACCGCGCCCGGCAGATCCTCGCGGGCTCCATCGTGGCGTACGAACTGATGCGCCGCCTCGACCTCGAAGCCCTGCAGATCTGCCCCTGGGCGCTGCGCGAGGGCATCGTCCTGCGCCGCCTCGAAGCCGACCAGCCCGCCACCGACAACGCCGCCTGGGTGCGGCTGCGCCCGGCGGCGTCCTGA
- a CDS encoding S1 RNA-binding domain-containing protein encodes MADPFLGALAAVRAGDTVTGTIADVTPARATVWLDGFPGDPIGVIGALDCSWRSFRSPADLLRPGDRVTAGVIAVDPRRRQIALSRSATENPGLWAFLAGLHEGQRLAGTVAAVESFGVFVALDDGPGHPTFPGVGFITMPELSWRTFRDVSEIVTVGQRITGEFLTFDTTNGEARLSLRATRPEPFRAFAGSVRTGQSLPGTVTKLAPFGVFIRVADGVEGLLRLPAGDQGAALPVGAELAVTVVEIDLPRRRLVLSRTHPAPRAG; translated from the coding sequence ATGGCTGATCCGTTCCTCGGGGCCCTGGCCGCAGTGCGGGCCGGCGACACCGTGACGGGCACCATCGCGGACGTCACACCGGCAAGGGCCACGGTGTGGCTCGACGGCTTCCCCGGCGACCCGATCGGCGTGATCGGCGCCCTGGACTGTTCGTGGCGTTCCTTCCGATCGCCCGCCGACCTCCTCCGGCCCGGCGACCGTGTCACCGCCGGCGTCATCGCCGTCGACCCCCGGCGGCGCCAGATCGCGCTCTCCCGCTCAGCGACCGAGAACCCCGGCCTGTGGGCCTTCCTCGCCGGGCTCCACGAAGGGCAACGCCTGGCCGGCACCGTAGCGGCCGTCGAGAGCTTCGGCGTCTTCGTAGCCCTGGACGACGGGCCGGGCCACCCCACCTTCCCGGGCGTCGGCTTCATCACCATGCCCGAGCTGTCCTGGCGTACGTTCCGGGACGTGTCCGAGATCGTCACCGTGGGACAGCGGATCACCGGCGAGTTCCTGACCTTCGACACCACCAACGGGGAGGCCCGCCTGTCCCTGCGCGCGACCCGGCCCGAGCCGTTCCGCGCCTTCGCCGGCAGCGTCCGGACCGGACAGAGCCTGCCCGGCACGGTCACGAAGCTGGCCCCGTTCGGGGTCTTCATCCGGGTCGCCGATGGCGTCGAAGGCCTTCTCCGCCTGCCCGCCGGTGATCAGGGTGCCGCCTTGCCGGTCGGTGCCGAGCTCGCCGTCACCGTCGTCGAGATCGACCTGCCCCGGCGCCGTCTCGTGCTCTCCCGCACCCACCCGGCCCCACGCGCGGGTTGA